The nucleotide window CTGTTGCCTCTGCCAAGGCTGCCGGCTACGAGCCTGCAGGTGGCGAGGCACGCCAGAAGATCGCCGAGTAAGACTGCCGTTTCAAGCAGCATCTGTGGTGACGCTATAGTCGCTTTATGAGCACTACTGGGCGCCCGCAAGCCGTTATGTCGAACCCCCGAGCAGATCGGGTCAAAGACGTAGCCAAGCTTGCCGGGCGCTCAGCGCGTTTAAAGCGCAGGCAGTTCCTGGCCGAAGGTCCGCAGGCCGTCCGCGAAGCCTTGGCCGCACACCGCGCCGATGCCACGCCCGGTGGCAGCGGCGTCGTAGTTGAAGTATTCGCCACCGAATCGTGTCTCGAACGGCTGCCCGAATTGGCCGACCTCGCCGCCGGGATCCCCTTGAGGTACGCGACCGAGGAAGTTGTATCTGCCATGGCAGATACAGTCAGCCCGCAGGGCATCGTTGCTGTCTGCAATTTCCTGGACCGGCCCCTGAACGTTGTTTTGGCGGCAGGCCCGAAGCTGCTGGCAGTCATGTGCCGTGTCCAGGATCCTGGCAACGCAGGGACCGTTCTCCGCGCGGCCGATTCCGCCGGTGCAGATGCGGTA belongs to Arthrobacter crystallopoietes and includes:
- a CDS encoding TrmH family RNA methyltransferase; protein product: MSTTGRPQAVMSNPRADRVKDVAKLAGRSARLKRRQFLAEGPQAVREALAAHRADATPGGSGVVVEVFATESCLERLPELADLAAGIPLRYATEEVVSAMADTVSPQGIVAVCNFLDRPLNVVLAAGPKLLAVMCRVQDPGNAGTVLRAADSAGADAVILTEGSVDIYNPKAVRSTAGSLFHLPIVVGQDFISLTDELLNHGLALLAADGYGNVDLDRLQDQSAGRRLKSGGDAEVMAAESKMPRLEEATAWFFGNEAKGLSTAELEVAQWRVAVPIYGEAESLNVGTAATVCLYASARAQRD